GCATCCTGGCGCCGCGATGGGCTCGGGCATTGGGCCTTCCTGATCGACCAAGCGTATGTCGGCTGGGGTGGCTTCCAGAAGGAAGGAGATGAATGGGATTACGGTCTCGTTCTCAAGCCCGAATTCTTCGGCCTGGGCGTGCGCATCTCGAAGAAGGCGATCGCTTTCGCCAATTCGGATCCGCGCATTCCGTTCGTCACCTTCATGCTGCCGCCGACGCGCAGGCACCTTGGTGCGCTCGGCAGGCTCGGGGCCCTTTTCGTCGGCGAGGTCGATTATGACGGATCGACCTTTCTCAAGTACCGGCTGAATACCGAATGATGACAGGCGTCTGCGTGGCCGCCCTCAACTCGCCAGCACGTTCCTGAACTGCCACGGGTCGCTTTCGTCGATATCCTCGGGGAAGTGCTGCCAGCGGTCCTGAAGGGGCGTCCAGTCGGTGTAGTGCGCCTCGACGGGACCGAGATACGGGGTCTGGATCTCGAGGCAGCGGGCGTGGTCCATCTCGTCGGTCTCGACGATGCCGGCATTCGGGTTCTCGAGCGCCCAGACCATCCCGGCGAGGACGGCGGAGGTGACCTGAAGGCCGGTGGCGTTCTGGTCCGGGGCGAGGCGCTTGGTTTCCTCGTTCGACAGCCGTGATCCGTACCAGAGCGCGTTCTTTTCGTGCCCGAAGAGGAGGACGCCCAGCTCGTCGATGCCGGTCACGATCTCGTCCTCGGAGAGGATGTGATGCGCCTCCTGTTGGCGGCCGGAGCCGAACATCTCGTGAAGGCTGAGCACCGCATCGTCGCAGGGATGGTAGGCGTAGTGGCAGGTCGGGCGGTAGTCGGGCGAGGCCCCCGCGCCGACGGTGTAGTAGTCGGAGATGCTGATCGCCTCGTTATGGGTGACCAGGAAGCCGAATTGCGGGCCCGGCGTCGGGCACCAGGTATGGACCCGCGTGATCGCGCCGGGCCGGTTCAGCCAGATCGCCGCCTGCGAGCCGGTGCCGTGGCGACGGGCGTTCTCGGGGAACCAGGTCTCGTGCGTGCCCCAGCCCAGCTCGGCGGGCTGGAAGCCTTCGGCGATGAAGCCCTCGACGGACCAGGTGTTGACGAAGACGTCGCGTGGGCGGGGCGTGTCGCGGGCCTGGGTGTCGCGCTCGGCGATATGGATGCCCTTCACGCCGAGCGTCTGCATCAGCCGCGCCCAGCCGTCGCGGTCGGCGGGGGCCGAGGCCTCCGCGCCGGTTTCCTCGGCCAGCCGCAGGAGCGCCGCCTTGACGAACCAGGACACCATGCCGGGATTGGCGCCGCAGCACGACACGGCGGTCGTCCCGCCCGGGTTCGCCGCCTTCTCGTCGCGGACCTTCTGGCGGAGCGCGTAATTCGTCCGCTCGGCATTCTCGAGATCGTCGAAATAAAAGCCCGCCCATGGCTCCACGACCGTGTCGATATAGGGCACGCCGATCTCGCGGCAGAAGCGCATCAGATGGAGCGACGAGGTGTCGACCGAGAGGTTCACGCAGAACCCTGCGCCGGGCGTCAGCACCTCGCCCAGCACCTCGCGGTAGTTGTCGGGCGTCAACGCGACCTGCCGATGCGCGATGCCGCGGGCGGCCAGATCGGCACATCCGGCCTCGGCGGGCTCGATGACGAGCAGGCGGGAGCGGTCGAACTCGAAATGACGCTCGATCAGGGGCAGCGTCCCGCGACCGATGGAGCCGAAGCCGATCATGACGATCGCGCCGTCGATCCGCGCGTGAATGGGATGGTCGCTTGGCATCTCGATAGCTCCTCTGATCGCAGGCCGAGACATAGGACCCGCGCCCGAAGATGAAAACCGATACCGGGTCGGCTTGGGCCGTGGGATGGGACAGGGACGGGGATGCTCGGGATCCTCGCCCTTATGACGAAACGCTCCTTCTGCTCGGGTTGCTCTGCGATGTCCTTCTGACGACGATCGGCGCGATCGCCCCGATCCTGTCCGGTCTCAGGATGCGCGCGGTTCACGATGGAGCCGCCGCCGCGCGAAGCACCCAACGCGACAGCAAAATGGGACCGCCTCCCCCGGTGGGAGACGGTCCCGCACTCGTTACGCACGTCGCCGCGTGGGTCTCGCGGGCGCTTGGAGGACCTGCAGTCCGGCTTAGGCGCCGGGCGATCGAAGGCTCAACGGCTAGCGGATGTCGAAGACGCCGCGGTTGCCCTCGCCCCGGTTGCGCGTCAGCGCGACCTGGCCGACCGCCAGTTCCGCAAGCTGACAGTCGCTGCCGAGCGATTCCGGCTTCAGGCCCGCCGTCCAGGTCCGGCACCAGTAACCGTCCTCGAAGCTCCAGGACCCTTGAAGGGCGCCGCGGCCATAGTTGCCCGAGACCGACCCGTCCGCGTTCAGCCGGAAGAAGTTGCCGTTGCCGCCATTCGCGTTGACGAGATCGCGCCCGACGACGGCGGCCCGGAAGGCGGCTTCGTCTGTGACGCGGACGAAGCCGTCGGAGCCCGCGTCGGTCTCGACGCAGCCGGCCAGGAGGAGTGCGGCTCCCGCGAGCGTGGATATCAGTTTCATCGTATTCCCTTCGTAATCTGCCGACCTCGGACGGGTCGTTCTGCGGCGATCATCGAGGGGGAGGGCCGGGGTGAAAACCTATCGAATCCGATAGCTTCAGAGCCGAAGCTGACCCGAGCGGATGGCCAGCGCGATGGCCTGTTCTCGGGTAGCGGCGCCGAGCTTGCGGCGGGCTTGGGCGGCGTGGGCGCGGACGGTAACCTCGGCGATCTTCATGCGGAACGCGATCGCGTCGTTGCGATGCCCGGCGGCGAGATAGCGCAGCACGTCGCGCTCGCGGGTGCTGAGCGCGGGGTCCATCAGCGGCGTGGCGCCGGGGCTGTCGCGCGTCTCGGGCGGGCCGATCGCGGCGGCGATGACGGCGGCGCGGAGCTGTGCCCGACGGTCCGGCGCGGGGGCATCCGCGGCCCTCGCGATGGCAATGGCCTTGAAGCTGCCCGGTTCGGGGGCCGTGTAGGTGCAGAAGTCGATGACACGGTAGTCCCAGCTTACGATCTGATCGCACAAGGCCCGCTCGGGTGCCGTGTCGCCGACGATGCCGTCAATACGGCCATCGGTCATCCGCAGGACCCGTTCGCCGCGGCAGCCCGCCAGCAGGAGCGGGTCGATATGGTGAAATGTCTGGTCGAAATAGTCATTGAGCCAAGCCTCCGACATCGAGCTGCGGAACCAGACCGGGGTCCCGTCGGCCATGCATTCGGCGATGTTCAGGGCATTTGCATCTTCGTCTTCGACCAACGCCACGGCGCGCCGCCACGCGTCGTCGCCATCGGTCGCGGCGGCGAAGGTATCGACCGCGTCGATCAACCCGTTCAACGTGCCGCCGCTGTCCTCCATCCATACCTCCCGTACCGCGCCAGGGCGTGACCACGATGCACCGAGTCCGAGGCGCCGCGCAAAAAGAAAACGCGCCCCTGGGGGCGCGTCCTTTGCTTGCCGATATGCGCGACGGGGCGGGCCCCCCGGCGGATCAGTTCTGAGCGTAGTATTCGATGACGAGGTTCGGCTCCATCATCACCGGGTAGGGCACGTCGCCGAGGCCCGGCGTGCGCACGAAGGTCGCGGTGAGCTTGCCGTGGTCGGCATCGAGGTAGTCGGGCACGTCACGCTCGGCCAACTGGGTGGCCTCGAGGACGAGCGCCAGCTGCTTGGACTTGTCGCGGACCGAGACGACATCGCCTTCCTTGACGCGGTAGGACGGGATATTGACGCGCTTGCCATTCACGAGGACGTGGCCGTGGTTCACGAACTGGCGGGCGGCGAAGACGGTCGGCACGAACTTGGCGCGGTAGACGACGGCGTCGAGACGACGCTCGAGCAGGCCGATCAGGTTCTCGCCGGTGTCGCCCTTGACGCGGGCGGCTTCGGCGAAGATGCGCTTGAATTGCTTCTCGGTCAGGTCGCCGTAATAGCCCTTCAGCTTCTGCTTGGCGCGAAGCTGCAGGCCGAAATCGGACAGCTTGCCCTTGCGGCGCTGACCGTGCTGGCCCGGGCCGTATTCGCGGCGATTGACCGGGGACTTCGAGCGACCCCAGATGTTCTCGCCCATGCGGCGGTCGAGCTTGTACTTGGCAGACGTGCGTTTGGTCACGGCTGATCTCCTTCGATAGAGCGCGCCCGGCGGGGCGCTATGAAGGGCGTTGTCCTCTGGCCGAAGCCTGACAGGCATCCCCTCGCGGGGGCCACCAACACCAATGGAAGCCGCGCTTTATGACGCGCCGCTCAGGGTGTCAAGAAAGGTGCCGCGGCGCCCCGTCATGTCGCAGGATCGCGGCCTCGGCCGGGGTCAGGATGCGGCGCGCGGCGGGGCCATAGGCCTCGGGCGCACAGATCTCGGCCAGTTCCTCGCGTTCGACCGGGTTCAGATGCTCCAGATCCGCCTCGGCGGGATGGAAGCTCTCGGTCGGGGCGCCGTTGGCATAGATCACCTGGTGGCGCGCAAAGAGGAGATGAACGTAGATCACCTCGCGCCGGCCGCGTTCCGGAAGGATGGCGACATGGTCCACGAGGTCGCGCGCCCGCACGAGCACCTCCGCCTCGCCCCAGAGCGCGCGGGGCTTCGGGCCGTCCACGAGCAACTGGTGCCCCGGCGAGACGAGCAGGTCCGCGCCATGATCCGCCCCGAGCATGCCCGCGCGGATGCGGATCGGGCGCAGCGACGGCATGGCATAGAGCCGCGCGCCGGAAATCCGGCGAAGACCCATCCAGAGGATCTCCTGCGGGCCGTCGTCGCGGGTCAGGACGCGGTCGCCGGGATAGAGGGCCTCGATCGCGCGGGGGCCATCCTCGGTGTCGATCACTGTGCCTTCGGTGAAGCAGATCGGATCGCGGGCGGGGGCGGGGACGCGCAGAACCGGTGTCTGCGCCACGCGGAGTTCGGTGTTCGGCGGCGGCAGGTCGTCCGCGAAATGCAGAAGGGTGTCGCCCGACGCGGTCTCGATCAGGTGGGCGGACCAAT
This portion of the uncultured Jannaschia sp. genome encodes:
- a CDS encoding Hint domain-containing protein, with product MDGGFPSARNPFPKGASFRWFGPPLRLDGDRSALLLPQATGLAELRTHLPAAIAKLSRSRGDATAPAIQLDPWDDPETLILSDGEQHWSAHLIETASGDTLLHFADDLPPPNTELRVAQTPVLRVPAPARDPICFTEGTVIDTEDGPRAIEALYPGDRVLTRDDGPQEILWMGLRRISGARLYAMPSLRPIRIRAGMLGADHGADLLVSPGHQLLVDGPKPRALWGEAEVLVRARDLVDHVAILPERGRREVIYVHLLFARHQVIYANGAPTESFHPAEADLEHLNPVEREELAEICAPEAYGPAARRILTPAEAAILRHDGAPRHLS
- a CDS encoding GNAT family N-acetyltransferase, encoding MRGEITFTRLPAIDPGDIRDHMSDPRVAEHMPLLTSEWDDAAVTKFVAMKEASWRRDGLGHWAFLIDQAYVGWGGFQKEGDEWDYGLVLKPEFFGLGVRISKKAIAFANSDPRIPFVTFMLPPTRRHLGALGRLGALFVGEVDYDGSTFLKYRLNTE
- the rpsD gene encoding 30S ribosomal protein S4; translated protein: MTKRTSAKYKLDRRMGENIWGRSKSPVNRREYGPGQHGQRRKGKLSDFGLQLRAKQKLKGYYGDLTEKQFKRIFAEAARVKGDTGENLIGLLERRLDAVVYRAKFVPTVFAARQFVNHGHVLVNGKRVNIPSYRVKEGDVVSVRDKSKQLALVLEATQLAERDVPDYLDADHGKLTATFVRTPGLGDVPYPVMMEPNLVIEYYAQN
- a CDS encoding saccharopine dehydrogenase C-terminal domain-containing protein, with amino-acid sequence MPSDHPIHARIDGAIVMIGFGSIGRGTLPLIERHFEFDRSRLLVIEPAEAGCADLAARGIAHRQVALTPDNYREVLGEVLTPGAGFCVNLSVDTSSLHLMRFCREIGVPYIDTVVEPWAGFYFDDLENAERTNYALRQKVRDEKAANPGGTTAVSCCGANPGMVSWFVKAALLRLAEETGAEASAPADRDGWARLMQTLGVKGIHIAERDTQARDTPRPRDVFVNTWSVEGFIAEGFQPAELGWGTHETWFPENARRHGTGSQAAIWLNRPGAITRVHTWCPTPGPQFGFLVTHNEAISISDYYTVGAGASPDYRPTCHYAYHPCDDAVLSLHEMFGSGRQQEAHHILSEDEIVTGIDELGVLLFGHEKNALWYGSRLSNEETKRLAPDQNATGLQVTSAVLAGMVWALENPNAGIVETDEMDHARCLEIQTPYLGPVEAHYTDWTPLQDRWQHFPEDIDESDPWQFRNVLAS
- a CDS encoding helix-turn-helix transcriptional regulator; amino-acid sequence: MEDSGGTLNGLIDAVDTFAAATDGDDAWRRAVALVEDEDANALNIAECMADGTPVWFRSSMSEAWLNDYFDQTFHHIDPLLLAGCRGERVLRMTDGRIDGIVGDTAPERALCDQIVSWDYRVIDFCTYTAPEPGSFKAIAIARAADAPAPDRRAQLRAAVIAAAIGPPETRDSPGATPLMDPALSTRERDVLRYLAAGHRNDAIAFRMKIAEVTVRAHAAQARRKLGAATREQAIALAIRSGQLRL